Within Sinorhizobium sp. RAC02, the genomic segment GGCACCAGTGCATGCAGCGTCACGTCCTCGGCGAGGAAACCGAGGGAGGAGCCGCAGCGCACGCAGACACGATTGTCGAAATGGATGGTCTGGCCGCAGGTCGTGCAGGTGAAGAGTTTCATGGCGTTCCCAAATTGCGGTATGGCCTCTTGCAAAATACCCGCATCGACCAATGGCGATACGGGTATTCTTCAGTCGCGAATGCTGGATGACACCGTCGTGTCATCCCGATGTCGATCAGAGGCGATCGACCGCGCCCTTGACGGCATCCTTGGCCTTGCCGACAGCCTTCTGGGTCTTGCCCTTGGCTTCCTGGCCAGCGCCTTCTGCGCGCAGCTTCGGATTGTCTGTCGCCTTACCGGCGGCCTGCTTGGCCTTGCCAGCGAGTTCGTTTGCCGTGCCCTTGATCTTGTCGCTCGTGCTACCCACCGTCGTACTCCTGTTGTTCGAGGCGTGTTTTCCACGCGGCAGGACAACGACGCAGGCGCCAACAAGTTCCAGGGAAATCCGGACTGCTGTGATCAGGCGTGACCGGCTTCGGCCGACAGCATGGCGGGCTTGATGCCCATGAGGCCGAGCGCACGCTCGTATTTGCTGTCGAGGTTCTTGTCGAAGATCATCTCTTCCTGCGCCGGGCAGGACAGCCAGCCATTGGCACCGATCTCGTTTTCGATCTGCCCGGCGCCCCAGCCGGCATAACCGAGCATCATCAAGCCGCGCTGCGGCCCGCGCCCACGCGAAATGGCGCGCACGATATCTAGCGTCGCCGTCAGGCAGATGTCGTCACTGACAGGAATGCTCGATTCGGACATGTAGTCGTCCGAATGCAGCACGAAGCCGCGGCCGCTCTCGACCGGGCCGCCGGCGCGGATCGGGAAATCGCGTGTCGTGCCGGGCAGACGGATGACTTCGTCTTCTTCGACGATATCGAGATGCAGCAGCACGTCGGAGAAGTTCAATTGCTGCGGCCGGTTGATGATGAAACCCATCGCGCCATCATCCGAATGGGCGCAGATATAGATGACCGTGCGGGCGAAATTTGCGTCGGCCATGCCCGGCATGGCGATCAGGAACTGACCGTCAAGGAAGCCGCGTTCTCGTCTGTTTTTCAGAACCGACATAGCCATAATGCCGATAGCCTATCAAAGCGCCGGCAAATGAAAAGCGTTCTTTTCGCCCATGCGGAAGACCGGCCCCCGAGGAGAACGACCGGCGGCGAGATGCACGATCAAGCTTTTATGATTGACGCGCGAGCGTTTGCTGCTGGAAAGCGGCGGGGTCCGGCGCTAGATGTGGATGCATGAAACGCCTGCAAACCGCCGCCCTCGCCCTGCTTTTCCTGCCCTCCGCCGCAATGGCCGCGACCTCTGCCTGGGTCGAGACGCCGGGCGGCGACGTGCGCCTCGTCACGCTGCCGGCAGCGACGGACGGCACGGTGCGCGCAATGCTCGACATTCGCCTGCACGACGGCTGGAAGACCTACTGGCGCGATCCGGGCGGCAGCGGCATTCCACCATCGATTGTCGTGACGGGAGCGAATCTCGTCTCGGTCGGCTTTCCCGCACCGAAACGGCTGGGAGACGTCGAGAACCACTACATCGGCTATGACAAACCGGTTCGCCTGCCGATGAAGCTGGACAAGGCGGACGGGGCGATCAAGGCGACGGTCTTCCTCGGTGTGTGCAAGGAAATCTGTATTCCCGTGCAGGCCGAACTGACGGCCGATGCCAGCGCGGAGAGTTTTGCCAATCCGCTCGAGGAGACCGCGATCGCCGGTGCCGAAGCGACACTTCCCGGTGGCGCGGAAGATGGCTTCCGGCCCCTTTCCGGCCAATGGTCGGCGGACAACAAGATGGTGACGGTGCACTTCGAGGCGCCGGCGAACGGACCGATGCCGGATGTCTTCCTATCCGGCGCACCTTTCGAGTTCGGCGCCGCCGGCCCGGTCCGCCGCGATGGCGACGCGCTTGTTTCGGACATACCGGTGCTGCACAGGCCGAAAGTCTTCGACCTCGCGAAGAACCCGATCCAGCTGACCCTGCGCGCCGGCGACAAGACGATGGAAAGCCCGCTTGCCATCGAATGACTGTCGCCTATAGTCCCGTCGCACGGCCTTCCGGCCGCCCGCCATGACGAACGATCTGACAGGAGACGCCTCGTGACCATTGCCGTTGGAGACAAGCTGCCCGCCCTCAAGCTCAAGGAGCGCACGCCGGACGGTCCCGCTGAAATCTCGACCGAAGACCTGTTCAAGGGCAAGCGCGTCGTGCTCTTCGCCGTTCCGGGCGCTTTCACGCCGACCTGCTCGCTGAACCACCTGCCCGGTTATCTCGAAAACCGTGACGCCATCCTCGCCAAGGGCGTCGACGACATCGCCGTCGTCGCCGTCAACGACCATCATGTCATGGGCGCCTGGGCCAACTCGACCGGCGGCGCCGGCAAGCTGCGTTTCCTCGCCGACTGGGACGCCGCCTTCACAAAGGCGCTCGGCATGGATGTCGACCTCTCCGCCGGCACGCTGGGCGTTCGCTCCAAGCGCTACTCCATGCTCGTCGAAGATGGTGTGGTGAAGAGCCTGAACGTCGAGGAAAGCCCCGGCCAGGCGACTGTCTCAGGCGCTGCGGCGATGATCGAGCAGCTTTGAGCCAGCTTTTGGCGGGGGGCGGCAGCGCCCTCCGTCACCCCCGCTTGAACGGCGCCATGCCGGTGCGGGCGAGTTCGTCGGCGCGTTCATTTTCCGGGTGGCCGGCGTGGCCTTTTACCCAGTGCCATTCGACCTTGTGGCGCAGACGTGCCGCGTCGAGGGCCTGCCAGAGGTCGCCGTTTTTGACGGGTTTCTTGTCGGCGGTCTTCCAGCCGTTTTTCTTCCAGCCGAAAATCCACTTCGAAATGCCGTCCATGACGTATTTCGAGTCCGTGTAGAGATCGACCTCGCAGGGCGATTTCAGCGCGTCGAGCGCGGCGACGGCCGCAGAAAGCTCCATACGGTTGTTGGTGGTCTGGGCCTCGCCGCCGGAGAGTTCCTTCTCGACGTCGCCGTAGCGCAGCACCGCGCCCCAGCCGCCGGGACCCGGATTGCCCGAGCAGGCGCCGTCTGTGTAGATATCGACATGTTTCATCGGGAAAGACCGTATTCCGCAGGGTTTGCGACCTGCCGGTGGAAGCGCAGCTTGCGCAGATATTCGAGCGGGTCCTTCTTCACGACCAGCGCGCCGGGCGGCGTCATCAGCCAATCGTAGAGCCGCGTCAGGAAGAAGCGCAGCGCCGAGCCTCGCGCTAGGAGCGGTAGCGCGGCAGCCTCTTCATCGGAGAGCGGACGCACGCTTTCGTAGCCGGCGAGCAGTGCCATGCCCTTGGTGAGGTTGAACGCACCGTCCTTCTCGAAGCACCAGGCATTGAGGCAGATGGCGACGTCGTAGGCGAGCAGGTCGTTGCAGGCGAAGTAGAAGTCGATCAGGCCGGACAGCTCGTCGCCGAGGAAGAACACGTTGTCCGGGAAGAGATCGGCATGAATGATGCCGGCGGGCAGATCCTTCGGCCAGTTCGCTTCCAGCAATGCCAGTTCGCCGGCGATTTCGTCCTGCAGGCCCTTTTCCACCTCGTCGGCGCGATCGGCCGACTTATCCCAGAGCAGACGCCAGCCGCCGACGGACAACGCGTTCTTACGGGTGATCTCGAAGCCTTCTCCCGCCAGATGCATTTCGGCAAGCGCGCGGCCGACCTCGCGGCAATGTTGTGCCGCGGGCTTGCGCAGCCACATGCCTTCGAGGAAGGAAATCATCGCGGCCGGGCGGCCGGAGAGTTCGCCGAGCAGCGCGCCGTCATTGCGTGGCAGCGGGAGCGGGCACGACAGGCCACGCTCCGCCAGATGGTGCATCAGGCCGAGGAAGAACGGCAGGTCGCTGCGGTCGACGCGCTTTTCGTAGAGCGTCAGGATGAAAGCGCCCTTCGTGGTGTGCAGCAGGAAATTGGTGTTCTCCACGCCCTCGGCAATGCCCTTGTAGGACGTCAGCGTGCCGGCGTCATAGGCCGTCAGGAAGCGGGAAAGATCGTCTTCGGTGATGTCGGTATAGACGGCCACGGCGGCTCTCAGGCTTGCGGGGTGAAATCAGGGGTGGAGGCCGGCAAACACGTGTTCGCGGCTTCACTCCCCATTGACGAAGGCCATGTCGGCGGAGGTGAGTTCAATGCTGCGCAGCTCGCGATTGACGAGGAAGTGTTCGTTTTCCTCGACCGTATCGGCAAGCTCCACCACCGCATTGTAGCGGGCGCGAAACGCTTCAATGATCTCGTTGACGATGACCTCCGGCGCAGATGCGCCAGCCGACAGGCCGACGGTTCTGATATCGCCGATCGTCTCCCAGTCGATTTCCGAGGCGCGCTGCACCAGCACGGATTTCGTGGCACCGGCCCTGAGCGCCACTTCGACGAGGCGCTTGGAATTCGACGAGTTCGGCGCACCGACAATGAGGAAGAGGTCGCAGCCGGGCGCAGCCTGCTTGACGGCCTCCTGCCGGTTGGTGGTGGCGTAGCAGATCGAATCGGCGGCGGGTGCGGTGAGATTCGGGAAGCGCTCGTGCAGGCGCTTGATGACGCCGGCCGTATCATCGACGGAGAGCGTCGTCTGGGTGACGAAGCCGAGATTGTCCGGATCCGGCGGCACGTATCTATCAGCGTCCTCGACAGTCTCGATGAGGTCGACGGAGCCATCCGGCAGCTGGCCCATCGTGCCGATGACCTCCGGATGGCCGGCATGGCCGATCAGCACGACGTGGCGTCCAAGCCGCTGGTGGCGCATCGCCTGCTTGTGGACCTTGGAGACGAGCGGGCAGGTCGCGTCGAGATAGAACAGGTTGCGGCTCTCGGCATCTGCCGGAACCGACTTCGGCACGCCATGGGCGGAGAAGACGACCGGCTGCTTGCGGTGTTCTTCCGGGATCTCGTCGAGTTCCTCGACAAAGATCGCCCCCTTGGCCTCGAGGCCTTCCACGACATAGCGGTTGTGCACGATCTCGTGGCGCACGTAGACCGGCGCGCCATAGGCCTTCAGCGCCAGCACGACGATCTGGATGGCGCGGTCGACGCCAGCGCAGAAGCCACGCGGGCCACACAGCCTGATGGTCAAGTCCGAACGGTTTTCAATCATGCGCATCGGTTATCCGGCAATCAGGACAGCAACAAGGGCGATGGCCGCGGGAAGCGCCTGGATGACGAAAATTTTCCGCGAGGCCGTTGCGCCCCCATATAGGCCGGCGACCACGACCGCGCCAAGGAAAAACAATTTGATCTGGTAGGCGAAGGCCGGATCGGGGTGGACGAGCGACCAGAACAGGCCGGCGGCGAGGAAGCCGTTATAGAGGCCCTGGTTGGCGGCGAGTACCTTTGTGGCCTCCGCCTGCGTCGGCGTCATGCCGAAGGCCTTGAGGCCCTTGGGCGTCGTCCAGAGGAACATTTCGAGGACGAGGATGTAGACGTGTTCGAGGGCGATGATCGCCACGAGTATGGTCGCGAGTGTCTGCATGTCTTTGCCCCTTTTGTCCCCTCGCCTTTTCTAAGACATTTCAGGACGTCGGGCGATCGTCTTTTCGCCGGAAGAGCGCGTAGAGCGCGACGCCCACGAGCGCTGCGGCAAGGCCGTACCAGGTTACGGCGTATTGCAGGTGGTTGTTCGGCAGGTCGAACTGGGTGACGGCGCCGATCGGCAGACCCTTGGGGTTCAGCGCATCGCCGGCATCGACGAAGAACGGCACCAGCTTGTCGGCCGGGATATCGACGCTCGACGCCATGACGCCGAGGTCCTTCCAGTAGAAGATGTTCTTGGAAAGATCGTTGTCCGGCACGATGGAGGACGGCTTTTCGGCAAGGCGGGCGCGGGCGAGACCGGTCACGGTCTGCTCGCCCGTCAACTGGCCCTGCTTGCGCATCTCCGGCTCCTTCGCCTCGAAGGGCACAAACCCCCTGTTGACGAAGAGGAAGCGGCCGTCGGCTAGCTGGAGCGGCGTATAGACGTAATAGCCGGTCTGGCCACGCCAGGTGGCGAAGAAGTGGCGTTCCCGGTTGTTGGCGAAGACGCCCGTCGCGGTGACCGGGCGGTATTCGATGTCCTCGCCCTTCGCCGCCATCGCCTCGATATCGGCAAGCACCGCCGGGGCCGCGATGCGGCGCTCGGCCATGTCGGCGAGGAGCTGTTCCTTCCAGTGCAGGCGCTGGAGCTGCCAGGTGCCGAGCGCAAGCAGAATGGCCAGCGCGATGAGGAAGGCGATACCGGCCAGGATCGCCTTGCCCTTGCCTCCACCCCTGCCCTTGCGCGGCATATGGGCTGCCGGCACCTCAGCCACGGTCGATCTCGCCCGGCCGGGCATTGTTCTTGTATTGCAGGGTGATCAGCAGGCCCTTGAGGATGCGTGTCAGCCACAGGCCAAGGCCGATCGCCAGCGGAACCCACAGGATGAAATGCAGCCACATCGGCAGGCCGTAATTCACCTCCGCCCACAGTGCTGCACCGACGACGATGAAACCGACGATCAGCAGCACGAAGACGACCGGGCCGTCACCGGAATCGGCGAAGGAATAGTCGAGCCCGCAATTCGTGCAGGCCGGCCGCACCTTCAGCAGGCCGTCGAACAGCTTGCCCTGGCCGCAGCGCGGGCAACAGCCGCGCGCGCCGGCGCTGAAGGGATCGACGGGCGGAAAGAGCGCCTTGTCCTCGTCCATGATGCAAGTCCAATCAAACAGGTCTTCCGGCCTAACGGCCGCATTCCCGATAGGTAGCGCCCGCGTGGCGCCGCGTCCAACCGAAAAGCTGCGACAAAGCGGCCGGGCAGTGCCCCAAAAGCAAACGGCCGCATCGCTGCGGCCGTTCGGAAGTCTCGTATCGGCTGATCACATATGAGCGATCGGCGCGCCCCAACCACCCCAGATGTAGATGGAGAAGAAGAGGAAGAGCCAGACGACGTCAACGAAGTGCCAGTACCAGGCGGCGGCCTCGAAGCCGAAATGCTGCTTCGGGGTGAAGTCGCCGCGCATGGCGCGGATGAGGCAGACGATCAGGAAGATCGTACCGACCAGAACGTGGAAGCCGTGGAAGCCGGTCGCCATGAAGAAGGTCGCGCCGTAGATCGAATCCTTGAAGGCGAACGGTGCATGGGCGTATTCGTAGGCCTGAACGAAGGAGAACAGCACGCCGAGAACGACCGTCAGCGCGAGGCCATTGGTGAGGCCCTTGCGGTCATTGTGCAGCAGCGCATGGTGCGCCCAGGTCACGCAGGTGCCCGAAAGCAGCAGGATGACGGTGTTGTAGAGCGGCAGGTGCCAGGGATCGAGGACCTCGATGCCCTGCGGCGGCCAGACGCCACCGGTATGCTCGACGCGCGCAGCCTGGATGGCTTCGCCCGGGAACAGGCTGGCGTCGAAGAAGGCCCAGAACCAGGCGACGAAGAACATCACTTCGGAGGCGATAAACATGATCATGCCGTAGCGCAGGTGCAGCGCGACGACGCGGGTGTGGTGGCCCTCATGCGCTTCCTTCACCGTGTCCGCCCACCAGGCGTACATGGTGTAGAGCACGATCAGGAGACCGATGTAGAAGATCCACGGATTGGCGAGGTTGGCACCGAACAGGTGGAACGCGCCGCCGGAAATGTAGCGCATGTAGCCGATGCCGCCGAGCGCCATGACAAAGGCGCCGATGGAGGCGAGAAGCGGCCACGGGCTGGGGTCGATGATGTGGTAGTCGTGTTTCTTCTGATGCGCATCGGCCATTTGCTTATCCCCGAATATATCGCGTTCGGCTCCCGGCATAGCCGGAAACGTATGTATTTCAAAGCTTGTTCGCGTTGTCCGTCTTCACGTCCACAGCCGAAACCACCGGCTTCGACGCCTCATGCGGATAGAAGGTATAGGACAGCGTGATCGTGTGGATGCCCTTGGTCTCGACCGGCTTGACGATCTCCGGATCGACAAAGAAGACGACGGGCATGATCAGTTCCTCGCCCGGCTTCAGCGTCGTTTCGGTGAAGCAGAAGCACTGGACCTTGTTGAAATAGGCGCCGGCGGCCTGTGGCGTGACGTTGAACGTCGCCTGGCCGGTCGTCGCTGTCGAGGCCATGTTGCGAGCCTTGTACATGATCTGCACGGTCTCGCCGATCTTCATCTCGACTTCGCGCTGCACCGGCTCGAAAGTCCAGGCTAGGCCCGGGCCGACATTGGCGTCGAAACGCACCTTGATCTTCTTGTCGAGGATGACATCGGACGCCTGTTCGACGCGCTGCGTCGTGCCGCCGTAACCCGTCACCTTGCAGAACATTTCGTAGAGCGGCACGGCGGCATAGGCCATTGCGCCCATGCCGATGACGAAGGAACAGCACATCGCGACGACCGCGCCGTTGCCCATTCTCGTCTTTTCAGTCTTTTTCGTCTCGCTCATGTTCAGCCCACCATTCCGCCGGCGAACTTCACCAGCGTGACAATGTAGAACAGCACGACGAGGCCCAGCAGCACCACGCCGAGCGCAATGTTGCGGCCGCGGCGAGACTTCTTCTGGCGTTCCGTGAGATTTACCGTTTCCATGACTATACCCATCCGAATGACGCGATCAGGTGATCGACCATCAGGCCGGAGAAGACCGCAAACAGATAGACGATGGAGAAGGCAAACAGTTTCTTGGCCGGCACCATCGCGCGGTCGCCTTCCGGCATGCGCAACACGCCGACAGAATACCACACGAAGCCGAGGCCAAGCCCTGCGGCAAAGAGACCGTAGCCGAGGCTCGCAAAGCCGAGGAAGGTCGGCACGACGGCGATGACGGCGGTCAGGACGGCATAGATCAGGATCTGCACCTTCGTCGTCCACTCGCCCGAAACGTTCGGCAGCATCGGCACGCCGACGGCCTCGTAGTCGCGCATCTTGAAGAGCGCGAGCGCCCAGAAATGCGCCGGCGTCCAGAGGAAGGTGATGAGGAAGAGGACGGTGCTCTCGATCGAGACGCCACCGGTGACACAGGCCCAGCCGATCATCGGCGGGAAGGCGCCGGCAGCACCGCCGATGACAATGTTCTGCGGCGTCGAGCGCTTGAGCCACATCGTATAGACGACGGCGTAGAAGAAGATGGTGAAGGCGAGCAGGCCAGCGGCAAGCCAGTTGACGGCAAGACCGAGGATCGCGACCGAAAACGCGGAGAGCGTCAGGCCGAAGGCGAGCGCTTCTTCCGGGCGGATGCGGCCGGAGGGAATGGGACGGGTGGCCGTGCGGGTCATGATCGCATCAATATCCGCGTCGTACCACATGTTCAGGGCACCGGATGCACCGGCGCCCACGGCGATACAGAGGATCGCTATGGCACCGATGAACGGATTGATCGTGCCCGGTGCAACGACCAGGCCGGCAAAGGCCGTGAAGACGACGAGCGACATGACGCGCGGCTTCAGCAGTTCGAAGAAGTCACGCGGCGATGCTTCGGAGAGATAGACCTCGCCGCTGCCCGCTGCTGTATCGTGATGCTCGATGACCGCCATGTTCTTTCCGTCGTCTCTTGGTAGTGACAGGGCCGCCGTTGCCGGCGGCCCAAGTGTTGAAAGATCTTACTTGATCTTCGGGAGCTGTTCCCACTGGTGGAACGGCGGCGGCGAAGACAGCTGCCATTCCAGCGTGTTTGCACCCTCACCCCACGGGTTGTCGCCAGCGACGCGCTTCTTGGCGAAGGCTTCGAAGACGCAGAAGAGGAAGATCAGGACGCCGAAGGCCGAGATGTACGAACCGTAGGACGAAACCGCGTTCCAGCCGGCGAATGCATCCGGATAGTCGATGTAGCGGCGCGGCATGCCGGCGAGGCCGAGGAAGTGCTGCGGGAAGAACACGAGGTTCACGCCCACGAACATCACCCAGAAGTGCAGCTTGCCGAGGAATTCCGAGTACATGTAGCCGGTCATCTTCGGGAACCAGTAGTACCAGGCTGCGAAGATGGCGAAGACGGCGCCGAGCGACAGAACGTAGTGGAAGTGGGCAACCACGTAGTAGGTGTCGTGCAGGGCACGGTCGAGGCCGGCGTTGGCGAGCTGAACGCCCGTGACGCCACCGACGGTGAACAGGAAGATGAAGCCGATCGCCCAGACCATCGGCGTCGTGAAGCGGATCGAACCACCCCACATCGTCGCGATCCACGAGAAGATCTTGATGCCCGTCGGAACCGCGATGACCATCGTGGCGAAGACGAAGTAGCGCTGCGTGTCGAGCGACATGCCGACCGTGTACATGTGGTGCGCCCACACGATGAAGCCGACGGCGCCGATGGCGACCATGGCGTAGGCCATGCCGAGATAGCCGAAGATCGGCTTCTTCGAGAAGGTCGACACGATGTGGCTGACGATGCCGAAGCCGGGCAGGATCAGGATGTACACTTCCGGGTGACCGAAGAACCAGAAAAGGTGCTGGAAGAGGATCGGGTCACCACCGTTTTCCGGCGCGAAGAAGGCCGTGCCGAAGTTGCGGTCGGTGAGCAGCATGGTGATGCCGCCTGCCAGAACCGGCAGCGAGAGCAGAAGCAGGAAGGCGGTGATCAGAACCGACCAGGCAAAGAGCGGCATCTTGTGCAGCGTCATGCCCGGAGCGCGCATGTTCAGGATCGTGGTGATGAAGTTGATCGCACCGAGGATCGAGGACGCGCCGGCAATGTGCAGGCCGAGGATCACGAAGTCCATGGCAGGACCGGGCTGGCCCGCAGTGGAGAATGGTGGATAGATCGTCCAGCCGCCGCCTGCGCCATAACCACCCGCCGGACCTTCGACGAACATCGAGAGCAGCACGAGCAGGAAGGCCGGGATGATCAGCCAGAACGAGATGTTGTTCATGCGCGGGAACGCCATGTCCGGCGCGCCGATCATGATCGGCACCATCCAGTTGGCGAAGCCGCCGATGAGGGCCGGCATGACCATGAAGAAGATCATGATAAGCGCATGTGCCGTCGTGAAGACGTTGAACATGTGCTTGCCGCCGTCGATGGCAGCATCACCTTCGAAGCCGTAGACCATCGAGGCCAGGCCGTGGAAGATCTGGATGCCCGGCTCCTGCAGTTCCATGCGCATCACCACCGACAGCGTGCCGCCGATGATGCCCGCACAGATCGCGAAGATCAGGTAGAGGGTGCCGATGTCCTTGTGGTTGGTCGAGAGGAACCAACGCTGAAAGAAGGTGAGCGGCTTGTGTTCGTGGTGATCGTGGTGATCGCCGTGGGCAGCGGATGTTCCGGCCATGGATCAGACTCCCTTGGAATTACTGCGCGGCGTTCTGGGCGACGTTGACGGATTTGTCCGCACCGTCGACAGACGCCATCAGGGCCTTGTTTGCCTCGCCGACATTCGTCGCGGCGGCAGCAAGCCAGGTATCGTACTTCTCCTGCGAGACGACGCGGATGGCGATCGGCATGAATGCGTGGTCCTTGCCGCAGAGCTCGGAACACTGGCCGTAGAACAGGCCTTCGCGATCGGCCTTGAACCAGGTCTCGTTGAGACGGCCCGGAACGGCATCGATCTTGATGCCGAAGGACGGCATGGCGTAGGCGTGGATCACGTCGGCGGCGGTGACGAGGAGACGGACATGCTTGCCGACCGGAACGACGAGTTCGTTGTCGACGGCGAGAAGACGGGGATAGACCGACTTGTCTTCCTTGCCGGCGCTGGCGCGGTCGCCGTCCTGCAGGAGCAGGCTGTCGAAGGAGAGCGGGCTTTCGCCGACCTGGTATTCATAACCCCAGTACCACTGGAAGCCGGTCGCCTTGATGGTCAATTCCGGCTCTTCGGTGGGCGCAAGCTGCTTGTTGAGGAGCTGGAAGGAGGGAACCGCCAGAAACAGCAGAGCAACGACCGGACCGAGCGTCCAGACGATTTCGATCGCCGTGTTGTGGCTGGTCTTGGACGGGACCGGGTTTGCGCTTTCGCGGAACTTCACGACGACGATGATGAGCAGGATGAGGACCAGCAGGGTGACCGGTACGATAAACCAGAGTGTGTACTGCTCGAACCAGCGAATCTCTTCCATGATCGAGGTTGCGGGGGGCTGGAGGCCCTTCTGCCACTCGAACGGCTGATCAGCGAAAGCGGTCGAAGCAAAGAGCAGACAGCCTAGAGCGGCCAGAACTGCAAAAGCTTTGTTTTTCACAACGTATCTCCCCAAGGCGTTTGATTGGGATCAAACAGGCGCGCAGAATCCCTGCTATACTGAGTGCTTAAAACCACAGTTTCATGCTCGCCGCAACCGCCATGGACGACCCCCCATGCGGCATTTTTGCGCAAAAGCAAAAGCCTAGGGCGGAACCCCACAGTTTCTTCACATTTCCCTATAGCATGAAAGGTTTGGCCGCGGCGATCCCGCCCGGAGCCCCTTCCCTCGCCGATTCGTGCTGCGGCAGCATACGGCCGACACAGCGGGGCCGCGCTATATTATAAAGTGTCCGCGCCAGGTCCAATTTCCGCCTTCAATCAATCGGAAAGGAGCGCTTGGGGCTTTTCATTTCACCGCCGCCCCTTCAAATATACCGCGACTGATTCGAGATTTTCGAGGTTTTCATGGGTTTTTCTTCCCTTTCCCGGCTGTCCCGGGCGGCATTTGGCCTCGCCGCGCTCGGGCTCGGCACCGCGGCGCTTCCGTCCGCCTCAGTGGCCCAGCAGCCCGGCACGGTGAAATCGAACCATGGTGCCTGGTCGATCGTCTGCGATCAGCCCGCCGGCGCCTCCGGCGAACAGTGCGCGCTGATGCAGAACGTGCTGGCTGAAGACCGCCCGGAACTCGGCCTCTCCGTCGTCGTCCTCAAGACCGCCGACCGCAAGGCGAAGATCCTTCGCGTGCTGGCTCCCCTTGGCGTGTTGCTGCCGAACGGGCTTGGCCTCAATGTCGACGGCAAGGATATCGGGCGCGCTTACTTCGTCCGCTGCTTCGCCGATGGCTGCTACGCGGAAGTGGTTCTCGAAGACGAACTCCTGAAGACCTTCCGCTCGGGCGCGACCGCCACCTTCATCGTCTTCCAGTCGCCGGAAGAAGGCATCGGCATCCCCGTCGACCTCAAGGGTTTCGGCGAGGGCTACGACGCGCTGCCGTAAGCAATCACCCGGCGGGCTTGCCGCCCGCCGCCGGGGGACTTACATGAAGCCCGTACATAAATGCTTGCGGAGCCTCTCATGAACACCGACCTCCTCTCCCTCTTCGATGCCGACGAGGCGTCCGTGCAGGCGATGCTCCGGGAGACGCTGAAAAACGCGGACGACGGCGAGCTCTTCCTCGAGCACGCGCAGGCCGAGTCGCTCTCCTTCGACAATGGCCGCCTCAAGGGGGGCAGCTTCAACACCGACCAGGGTTTTGGCCTGCGCGCCGTTGCCGGCGAAGCGGTCGGCTATGCGCATTCCGGCGAGATGACACTCGCCGCGCTGAAGCGGGCCTCCGATGCGGCCGGTGCCGTTACGCGTGGTTACTCCGGCGACTATACGGATGCGCCGCAGGGCACGAACCGCCAGCTCTACACCCAGGACAACCCGATCGGCGCGCCGACCTTCGAGCAGAAGGTGGCGCTGCTCACCGAGATCGACGCCTATCTGCGCGACA encodes:
- a CDS encoding CsbD family protein is translated as MGSTSDKIKGTANELAGKAKQAAGKATDNPKLRAEGAGQEAKGKTQKAVGKAKDAVKGAVDRL
- a CDS encoding YqgE/AlgH family protein gives rise to the protein MAMSVLKNRRERGFLDGQFLIAMPGMADANFARTVIYICAHSDDGAMGFIINRPQQLNFSDVLLHLDIVEEDEVIRLPGTTRDFPIRAGGPVESGRGFVLHSDDYMSESSIPVSDDICLTATLDIVRAISRGRGPQRGLMMLGYAGWGAGQIENEIGANGWLSCPAQEEMIFDKNLDSKYERALGLMGIKPAMLSAEAGHA
- a CDS encoding protein-disulfide reductase DsbD domain-containing protein; translation: MKRLQTAALALLFLPSAAMAATSAWVETPGGDVRLVTLPAATDGTVRAMLDIRLHDGWKTYWRDPGGSGIPPSIVVTGANLVSVGFPAPKRLGDVENHYIGYDKPVRLPMKLDKADGAIKATVFLGVCKEICIPVQAELTADASAESFANPLEETAIAGAEATLPGGAEDGFRPLSGQWSADNKMVTVHFEAPANGPMPDVFLSGAPFEFGAAGPVRRDGDALVSDIPVLHRPKVFDLAKNPIQLTLRAGDKTMESPLAIE
- a CDS encoding peroxiredoxin; its protein translation is MTIAVGDKLPALKLKERTPDGPAEISTEDLFKGKRVVLFAVPGAFTPTCSLNHLPGYLENRDAILAKGVDDIAVVAVNDHHVMGAWANSTGGAGKLRFLADWDAAFTKALGMDVDLSAGTLGVRSKRYSMLVEDGVVKSLNVEESPGQATVSGAAAMIEQL
- the rnhA gene encoding ribonuclease HI, which codes for MKHVDIYTDGACSGNPGPGGWGAVLRYGDVEKELSGGEAQTTNNRMELSAAVAALDALKSPCEVDLYTDSKYVMDGISKWIFGWKKNGWKTADKKPVKNGDLWQALDAARLRHKVEWHWVKGHAGHPENERADELARTGMAPFKRG
- a CDS encoding homoserine kinase, giving the protein MAVYTDITEDDLSRFLTAYDAGTLTSYKGIAEGVENTNFLLHTTKGAFILTLYEKRVDRSDLPFFLGLMHHLAERGLSCPLPLPRNDGALLGELSGRPAAMISFLEGMWLRKPAAQHCREVGRALAEMHLAGEGFEITRKNALSVGGWRLLWDKSADRADEVEKGLQDEIAGELALLEANWPKDLPAGIIHADLFPDNVFFLGDELSGLIDFYFACNDLLAYDVAICLNAWCFEKDGAFNLTKGMALLAGYESVRPLSDEEAAALPLLARGSALRFFLTRLYDWLMTPPGALVVKKDPLEYLRKLRFHRQVANPAEYGLSR
- the ispH gene encoding 4-hydroxy-3-methylbut-2-enyl diphosphate reductase, whose product is MRMIENRSDLTIRLCGPRGFCAGVDRAIQIVVLALKAYGAPVYVRHEIVHNRYVVEGLEAKGAIFVEELDEIPEEHRKQPVVFSAHGVPKSVPADAESRNLFYLDATCPLVSKVHKQAMRHQRLGRHVVLIGHAGHPEVIGTMGQLPDGSVDLIETVEDADRYVPPDPDNLGFVTQTTLSVDDTAGVIKRLHERFPNLTAPAADSICYATTNRQEAVKQAAPGCDLFLIVGAPNSSNSKRLVEVALRAGATKSVLVQRASEIDWETIGDIRTVGLSAGASAPEVIVNEIIEAFRARYNAVVELADTVEENEHFLVNRELRSIELTSADMAFVNGE
- a CDS encoding DUF1304 domain-containing protein — its product is MQTLATILVAIIALEHVYILVLEMFLWTTPKGLKAFGMTPTQAEATKVLAANQGLYNGFLAAGLFWSLVHPDPAFAYQIKLFFLGAVVVAGLYGGATASRKIFVIQALPAAIALVAVLIAG
- a CDS encoding SURF1 family protein, with amino-acid sequence MPRKGRGGGKGKAILAGIAFLIALAILLALGTWQLQRLHWKEQLLADMAERRIAAPAVLADIEAMAAKGEDIEYRPVTATGVFANNRERHFFATWRGQTGYYVYTPLQLADGRFLFVNRGFVPFEAKEPEMRKQGQLTGEQTVTGLARARLAEKPSSIVPDNDLSKNIFYWKDLGVMASSVDIPADKLVPFFVDAGDALNPKGLPIGAVTQFDLPNNHLQYAVTWYGLAAALVGVALYALFRRKDDRPTS
- a CDS encoding DUF983 domain-containing protein, which gives rise to MDEDKALFPPVDPFSAGARGCCPRCGQGKLFDGLLKVRPACTNCGLDYSFADSGDGPVVFVLLIVGFIVVGAALWAEVNYGLPMWLHFILWVPLAIGLGLWLTRILKGLLITLQYKNNARPGEIDRG